From a single Rhinolophus ferrumequinum isolate MPI-CBG mRhiFer1 chromosome 15, mRhiFer1_v1.p, whole genome shotgun sequence genomic region:
- the CNFN gene encoding cornifelin isoform X1, giving the protein MQFEMHDNVKGKAMSYPVTSQPQCASTCYQTQLSDWHTGLTDCCNDMPICLCGTFAPLCLACRISDDFGECCCAPYLPGGLHSLRTGMRERYRIQGSVGHDWASLTFCLPCALCQMARELKIRE; this is encoded by the exons ATGCAGTTTGAGATGCACGACAACGTGAAAGGCAAAG CCATGTCCTACCCAGTGACCAGCCAGCCCCAATGTGCCAGCACCTGCTACCAGACCCAGCTCAGTGACTGGCACACCGGTCTCACGGACTGCTGCAACGACATGCCCATCT GTCTGTGCGGCACTTTCGCTCCTCTGTGCCTCGCCTGCCGCATCTCCGATGACTTCGGCGAGTGCTGCTGCGCGCCCTACCTGCCTGGAGGCCTGCACTCCCTGCGCACCGGCATGCGCGAGCGCTATCGCATCCAG GGCTCTGTCGGGCACGACTGGGCGTCCCTCACCTTTTGTTTGCCCTGCGCCCTCTGTCAGATGGCGCGGGAACTGAAGATCCGAGAGTAA
- the LIPE gene encoding hormone-sensitive lipase isoform X2: MIRKKFISCCGKRKFRASRLVHSMDLHTMTQSLVTLAEDNMAFFLSQGPGETARRLSSVFAGVREQALGLEPTLGHLLGVAHLFDLDAETPANGYRSLVHTARCCLGHLLHKSRYVASNRRSIFFRASHNLAELEAYLAALTQLRALAYYAERLLATNQPGALFFDGDEGLTTDFLREYITLHKGCFYGRCLGFQFTPAIRPFLQTLSIGLVSFGEHYKRNETGLSVAASSLFTSGRFAIDPELRGAEFERITQNLDVQFWKAFWNITEMEVLSSLANMVSTTVRVSRLLSLPPEAFEMPLITDPKLTVTISPPLAHMGPGPVLVRLISYDLREGQDSEELSSLVKSEGPRSLDLRPRPQPAPRSRSLIVHIHGGGFVAQTSKSHEPYLKTWAQELGVPILSIDYSLAPEAPFPRALEECFYAYCWAVTHCTLLGSTGERICLAGDSAGGNLCFTVSLRAAAYGVRVPDGIMAAYPATMLQSTASPSRLLSLMDPLLPLSVLCKCVSAYAGGETEDHSDSNQKALGLMGLVQRDTALLFRDLRLSASSWLNSFLELTHKSHPKSVPMAEPMRRSVSEAALAQPEDPRGTDPLKSLTLHALNLRGSSETSGTSELSLSAETLGPSTPSDVNFLLGPEGAQEEVEARDELNSKNRGHGITAAFPEGFRPRRSSQGPTRMPLYSSPIAKNPFMSPLLAPDSMLQNLPPVHIVACALDPILDDSVMFARRLRNLGKSVTLRVVEDLPHGFLSLASLCQETRQAAALCVERIRLVLSPPGPAPPRPV, translated from the exons CTTCACGGCTCGTGCACAGCATGGACCTACACACAATGACACAGTCACTGGTGACTCTGGCAGAGGACAACATGGCCTTCTTCTTGAGCCAAGGCCCTGGGGAGACAGCACGGCGGCTGTCGAGCGTCTTTGCGGGAGTTCGGGagcaggccctggggctggagccTACCCTGGGCCACCTGCTGGGCGTGGCGCACCTATTTGACCTGGACGCGGAGACGCCAGCCAACGGGTACCGCAGCCTGGTGCACACAGCCCGCTGCTGCCTGGGGCACCTGCTGCACAAGTCGCGCTATGTGGCCTCCAACCGCCGCAGCATCTTCTTCCGCGCCAGCCACAACCTGGCGGAACTGGAGGCCTACCTGGCCGCCCTCACACAGCTCCGCGCGCTGGCCTACTACGCCGAGCGCCTGCTGGCCACCAACCAGCCCGGGGCACTCTTCTTCGACGGTGACGAGGGACTCACCACCGATTTCCTGCGCGAGTACATCACTCTGCACAAGGGCTGCTTCTACGGCCGCTGCCTGGGCTTCCAG TTCACACCCGCCATCAGGCCATTCCTGCAGACCCTCTCCATCGGGCTGGTATCCTTCGGGGAGCACTACAAACGCAACGAAACCGGCCTCA gtgtgGCCGCCAGCTCCCTCTTCACCAGCGGCCGCTTTGCGATCGATCCAGAGCTGCGTGGGGCCGAGTTTGAGCGTATCACTCAGAACCTGGACGTGCAGTTCTGGAAAGCCTTCTGGAATATCACCGAGATGGAGGTGCTGTCG TCTCTAGCGAACATGGTATCGACCACTGTGAGGGTAAGCCGCCTGCTCAGCCTGCCGCCAGAGGCCTTTGAGATGCCGCTCATCACTGACCCCAAGCTCACAGTCACCATCTCGCCCCCCTTGGCCCACATGGGCCCTGGGCCGGTCCTCGTCAGGCTCATCTCCTATGACCTGCGTGAAGGACAG gaCAGTGAGGAGCTCAGCAGCCTGGTGAAGTCTGAGGGTCCGAGGAGCTTGGACCTGCGGCCTCGGCCGCAGCCAGCACCCCGCTCACGGTCCCTCATCGTTCACATCCATGGTGGTGGCTTCGTGGCCCAGACCTCCAAGTCCCATGAGCCCTACCTCAAGACCTGGGCCCAGGAGCTGGGCGTCCCCATCCTGTCCATCGACTACTCCCTGGCCCCCGAGGCCCCCTTCCCCCGAGCTCTGGAGGAGTGCTTCTACGCCTACTGCTGGGCCGTGACGCACTGCACCCTCCTCG GCTCAACGGGCGAGCGGATATGCCTCGCGGGAGACAGCGCAGGCGGGAACCTCTGCTTCACCGTCTCCCTTCGGGCAGCAGCCTATGGGGTGCGGGTGCCAGATGGCATCATGGCAGCCTACCCGGCCACAATGCTGCAGTCCACTGCCTCTCCCTCCCGCCTTCTGAGCCTCATGGACCCCCTGCTGCCCCTCAGCGTGCTCTGCAAGTGCGTCAGTGCCTATGCTG GTGGGGAGACAGAGGACCACTCTGACTCCAACCAGAAGGCGCTGGGCTTGATGGGGCTGGTGCAGCGGGACACAGCTCTGCTCTTCCGGGACCTCCGCCTGAGTGCCTCCTCGTGGCTCAACTCCTTCCTGGAGCTGACGCACAAGTCCCATCCGAAATCAGTGCCCATGGCAG AGCCAATGCGGCGCAGCGTGTCTGAAGCAGCGCTGGCCCAGCCAGAGGACCCACGGGGCACAGACCCCCTCAAGAGCCTGACACTGCATGCCCTGAACCTCAGGGGCAGCAGCGAGACATCGGGCACCTCCGAGCTGTCACTGTCAGCCGAGACACTTGGTCCCTCCACGCCCTCAGACGTCAACTTCTTACTCGGGCCTGAGGGTGCCCAGGAAGAGGTTGAGGCCCGAGATGAGCTGAACAGCAAAAACAGAGGCCACGGCATTACTGCCGCATTCCCTGAGGGCTTCCGCCCCAGGCGCTCCAGCCAGGGCCCCACGCGGATGCCCCTGTACTCATCGCCCATCGCCAAGAACCCCTTCATGTCACCACTGCTGGCACCTGACAGCATGCTGCAGAACCTGCCACCAGTGCACATTGTG GCCTGCGCGCTGGACCCAATACTGGACGACTCGGTCATGTTCGCACGACGGCTCCGCAACCTAGGCAAGTCCGTGACGTTGCGCGTGGTGGAGGACCTGCCGCACGGCTTCCTGAGCCTGGCGTCGCTGTGCCAGGAGACGCGGCAGGCAGCGGCGCTGTGCGTGGAGCGCATCCGCCTGGTCCTCTCTCCGCCTGGGCCCGCCCCGCCGAGGCCGGTCTGA
- the LIPE gene encoding hormone-sensitive lipase isoform X3, protein MDLHTMTQSLVTLAEDNMAFFLSQGPGETARRLSSVFAGVREQALGLEPTLGHLLGVAHLFDLDAETPANGYRSLVHTARCCLGHLLHKSRYVASNRRSIFFRASHNLAELEAYLAALTQLRALAYYAERLLATNQPGALFFDGDEGLTTDFLREYITLHKGCFYGRCLGFQFTPAIRPFLQTLSIGLVSFGEHYKRNETGLSVAASSLFTSGRFAIDPELRGAEFERITQNLDVQFWKAFWNITEMEVLSSLANMVSTTVRVSRLLSLPPEAFEMPLITDPKLTVTISPPLAHMGPGPVLVRLISYDLREGQDSEELSSLVKSEGPRSLDLRPRPQPAPRSRSLIVHIHGGGFVAQTSKSHEPYLKTWAQELGVPILSIDYSLAPEAPFPRALEECFYAYCWAVTHCTLLGSTGERICLAGDSAGGNLCFTVSLRAAAYGVRVPDGIMAAYPATMLQSTASPSRLLSLMDPLLPLSVLCKCVSAYAGGETEDHSDSNQKALGLMGLVQRDTALLFRDLRLSASSWLNSFLELTHKSHPKSVPMAEPMRRSVSEAALAQPEDPRGTDPLKSLTLHALNLRGSSETSGTSELSLSAETLGPSTPSDVNFLLGPEGAQEEVEARDELNSKNRGHGITAAFPEGFRPRRSSQGPTRMPLYSSPIAKNPFMSPLLAPDSMLQNLPPVHIVACALDPILDDSVMFARRLRNLGKSVTLRVVEDLPHGFLSLASLCQETRQAAALCVERIRLVLSPPGPAPPRPV, encoded by the exons ATGGACCTACACACAATGACACAGTCACTGGTGACTCTGGCAGAGGACAACATGGCCTTCTTCTTGAGCCAAGGCCCTGGGGAGACAGCACGGCGGCTGTCGAGCGTCTTTGCGGGAGTTCGGGagcaggccctggggctggagccTACCCTGGGCCACCTGCTGGGCGTGGCGCACCTATTTGACCTGGACGCGGAGACGCCAGCCAACGGGTACCGCAGCCTGGTGCACACAGCCCGCTGCTGCCTGGGGCACCTGCTGCACAAGTCGCGCTATGTGGCCTCCAACCGCCGCAGCATCTTCTTCCGCGCCAGCCACAACCTGGCGGAACTGGAGGCCTACCTGGCCGCCCTCACACAGCTCCGCGCGCTGGCCTACTACGCCGAGCGCCTGCTGGCCACCAACCAGCCCGGGGCACTCTTCTTCGACGGTGACGAGGGACTCACCACCGATTTCCTGCGCGAGTACATCACTCTGCACAAGGGCTGCTTCTACGGCCGCTGCCTGGGCTTCCAG TTCACACCCGCCATCAGGCCATTCCTGCAGACCCTCTCCATCGGGCTGGTATCCTTCGGGGAGCACTACAAACGCAACGAAACCGGCCTCA gtgtgGCCGCCAGCTCCCTCTTCACCAGCGGCCGCTTTGCGATCGATCCAGAGCTGCGTGGGGCCGAGTTTGAGCGTATCACTCAGAACCTGGACGTGCAGTTCTGGAAAGCCTTCTGGAATATCACCGAGATGGAGGTGCTGTCG TCTCTAGCGAACATGGTATCGACCACTGTGAGGGTAAGCCGCCTGCTCAGCCTGCCGCCAGAGGCCTTTGAGATGCCGCTCATCACTGACCCCAAGCTCACAGTCACCATCTCGCCCCCCTTGGCCCACATGGGCCCTGGGCCGGTCCTCGTCAGGCTCATCTCCTATGACCTGCGTGAAGGACAG gaCAGTGAGGAGCTCAGCAGCCTGGTGAAGTCTGAGGGTCCGAGGAGCTTGGACCTGCGGCCTCGGCCGCAGCCAGCACCCCGCTCACGGTCCCTCATCGTTCACATCCATGGTGGTGGCTTCGTGGCCCAGACCTCCAAGTCCCATGAGCCCTACCTCAAGACCTGGGCCCAGGAGCTGGGCGTCCCCATCCTGTCCATCGACTACTCCCTGGCCCCCGAGGCCCCCTTCCCCCGAGCTCTGGAGGAGTGCTTCTACGCCTACTGCTGGGCCGTGACGCACTGCACCCTCCTCG GCTCAACGGGCGAGCGGATATGCCTCGCGGGAGACAGCGCAGGCGGGAACCTCTGCTTCACCGTCTCCCTTCGGGCAGCAGCCTATGGGGTGCGGGTGCCAGATGGCATCATGGCAGCCTACCCGGCCACAATGCTGCAGTCCACTGCCTCTCCCTCCCGCCTTCTGAGCCTCATGGACCCCCTGCTGCCCCTCAGCGTGCTCTGCAAGTGCGTCAGTGCCTATGCTG GTGGGGAGACAGAGGACCACTCTGACTCCAACCAGAAGGCGCTGGGCTTGATGGGGCTGGTGCAGCGGGACACAGCTCTGCTCTTCCGGGACCTCCGCCTGAGTGCCTCCTCGTGGCTCAACTCCTTCCTGGAGCTGACGCACAAGTCCCATCCGAAATCAGTGCCCATGGCAG AGCCAATGCGGCGCAGCGTGTCTGAAGCAGCGCTGGCCCAGCCAGAGGACCCACGGGGCACAGACCCCCTCAAGAGCCTGACACTGCATGCCCTGAACCTCAGGGGCAGCAGCGAGACATCGGGCACCTCCGAGCTGTCACTGTCAGCCGAGACACTTGGTCCCTCCACGCCCTCAGACGTCAACTTCTTACTCGGGCCTGAGGGTGCCCAGGAAGAGGTTGAGGCCCGAGATGAGCTGAACAGCAAAAACAGAGGCCACGGCATTACTGCCGCATTCCCTGAGGGCTTCCGCCCCAGGCGCTCCAGCCAGGGCCCCACGCGGATGCCCCTGTACTCATCGCCCATCGCCAAGAACCCCTTCATGTCACCACTGCTGGCACCTGACAGCATGCTGCAGAACCTGCCACCAGTGCACATTGTG GCCTGCGCGCTGGACCCAATACTGGACGACTCGGTCATGTTCGCACGACGGCTCCGCAACCTAGGCAAGTCCGTGACGTTGCGCGTGGTGGAGGACCTGCCGCACGGCTTCCTGAGCCTGGCGTCGCTGTGCCAGGAGACGCGGCAGGCAGCGGCGCTGTGCGTGGAGCGCATCCGCCTGGTCCTCTCTCCGCCTGGGCCCGCCCCGCCGAGGCCGGTCTGA
- the LIPE gene encoding hormone-sensitive lipase isoform X1: MESAGGEGPAGAAGAPASKKNKKVSKSRSRRRWRKVKTKASRLVHSMDLHTMTQSLVTLAEDNMAFFLSQGPGETARRLSSVFAGVREQALGLEPTLGHLLGVAHLFDLDAETPANGYRSLVHTARCCLGHLLHKSRYVASNRRSIFFRASHNLAELEAYLAALTQLRALAYYAERLLATNQPGALFFDGDEGLTTDFLREYITLHKGCFYGRCLGFQFTPAIRPFLQTLSIGLVSFGEHYKRNETGLSVAASSLFTSGRFAIDPELRGAEFERITQNLDVQFWKAFWNITEMEVLSSLANMVSTTVRVSRLLSLPPEAFEMPLITDPKLTVTISPPLAHMGPGPVLVRLISYDLREGQDSEELSSLVKSEGPRSLDLRPRPQPAPRSRSLIVHIHGGGFVAQTSKSHEPYLKTWAQELGVPILSIDYSLAPEAPFPRALEECFYAYCWAVTHCTLLGSTGERICLAGDSAGGNLCFTVSLRAAAYGVRVPDGIMAAYPATMLQSTASPSRLLSLMDPLLPLSVLCKCVSAYAGGETEDHSDSNQKALGLMGLVQRDTALLFRDLRLSASSWLNSFLELTHKSHPKSVPMAEPMRRSVSEAALAQPEDPRGTDPLKSLTLHALNLRGSSETSGTSELSLSAETLGPSTPSDVNFLLGPEGAQEEVEARDELNSKNRGHGITAAFPEGFRPRRSSQGPTRMPLYSSPIAKNPFMSPLLAPDSMLQNLPPVHIVACALDPILDDSVMFARRLRNLGKSVTLRVVEDLPHGFLSLASLCQETRQAAALCVERIRLVLSPPGPAPPRPV; encoded by the exons CTTCACGGCTCGTGCACAGCATGGACCTACACACAATGACACAGTCACTGGTGACTCTGGCAGAGGACAACATGGCCTTCTTCTTGAGCCAAGGCCCTGGGGAGACAGCACGGCGGCTGTCGAGCGTCTTTGCGGGAGTTCGGGagcaggccctggggctggagccTACCCTGGGCCACCTGCTGGGCGTGGCGCACCTATTTGACCTGGACGCGGAGACGCCAGCCAACGGGTACCGCAGCCTGGTGCACACAGCCCGCTGCTGCCTGGGGCACCTGCTGCACAAGTCGCGCTATGTGGCCTCCAACCGCCGCAGCATCTTCTTCCGCGCCAGCCACAACCTGGCGGAACTGGAGGCCTACCTGGCCGCCCTCACACAGCTCCGCGCGCTGGCCTACTACGCCGAGCGCCTGCTGGCCACCAACCAGCCCGGGGCACTCTTCTTCGACGGTGACGAGGGACTCACCACCGATTTCCTGCGCGAGTACATCACTCTGCACAAGGGCTGCTTCTACGGCCGCTGCCTGGGCTTCCAG TTCACACCCGCCATCAGGCCATTCCTGCAGACCCTCTCCATCGGGCTGGTATCCTTCGGGGAGCACTACAAACGCAACGAAACCGGCCTCA gtgtgGCCGCCAGCTCCCTCTTCACCAGCGGCCGCTTTGCGATCGATCCAGAGCTGCGTGGGGCCGAGTTTGAGCGTATCACTCAGAACCTGGACGTGCAGTTCTGGAAAGCCTTCTGGAATATCACCGAGATGGAGGTGCTGTCG TCTCTAGCGAACATGGTATCGACCACTGTGAGGGTAAGCCGCCTGCTCAGCCTGCCGCCAGAGGCCTTTGAGATGCCGCTCATCACTGACCCCAAGCTCACAGTCACCATCTCGCCCCCCTTGGCCCACATGGGCCCTGGGCCGGTCCTCGTCAGGCTCATCTCCTATGACCTGCGTGAAGGACAG gaCAGTGAGGAGCTCAGCAGCCTGGTGAAGTCTGAGGGTCCGAGGAGCTTGGACCTGCGGCCTCGGCCGCAGCCAGCACCCCGCTCACGGTCCCTCATCGTTCACATCCATGGTGGTGGCTTCGTGGCCCAGACCTCCAAGTCCCATGAGCCCTACCTCAAGACCTGGGCCCAGGAGCTGGGCGTCCCCATCCTGTCCATCGACTACTCCCTGGCCCCCGAGGCCCCCTTCCCCCGAGCTCTGGAGGAGTGCTTCTACGCCTACTGCTGGGCCGTGACGCACTGCACCCTCCTCG GCTCAACGGGCGAGCGGATATGCCTCGCGGGAGACAGCGCAGGCGGGAACCTCTGCTTCACCGTCTCCCTTCGGGCAGCAGCCTATGGGGTGCGGGTGCCAGATGGCATCATGGCAGCCTACCCGGCCACAATGCTGCAGTCCACTGCCTCTCCCTCCCGCCTTCTGAGCCTCATGGACCCCCTGCTGCCCCTCAGCGTGCTCTGCAAGTGCGTCAGTGCCTATGCTG GTGGGGAGACAGAGGACCACTCTGACTCCAACCAGAAGGCGCTGGGCTTGATGGGGCTGGTGCAGCGGGACACAGCTCTGCTCTTCCGGGACCTCCGCCTGAGTGCCTCCTCGTGGCTCAACTCCTTCCTGGAGCTGACGCACAAGTCCCATCCGAAATCAGTGCCCATGGCAG AGCCAATGCGGCGCAGCGTGTCTGAAGCAGCGCTGGCCCAGCCAGAGGACCCACGGGGCACAGACCCCCTCAAGAGCCTGACACTGCATGCCCTGAACCTCAGGGGCAGCAGCGAGACATCGGGCACCTCCGAGCTGTCACTGTCAGCCGAGACACTTGGTCCCTCCACGCCCTCAGACGTCAACTTCTTACTCGGGCCTGAGGGTGCCCAGGAAGAGGTTGAGGCCCGAGATGAGCTGAACAGCAAAAACAGAGGCCACGGCATTACTGCCGCATTCCCTGAGGGCTTCCGCCCCAGGCGCTCCAGCCAGGGCCCCACGCGGATGCCCCTGTACTCATCGCCCATCGCCAAGAACCCCTTCATGTCACCACTGCTGGCACCTGACAGCATGCTGCAGAACCTGCCACCAGTGCACATTGTG GCCTGCGCGCTGGACCCAATACTGGACGACTCGGTCATGTTCGCACGACGGCTCCGCAACCTAGGCAAGTCCGTGACGTTGCGCGTGGTGGAGGACCTGCCGCACGGCTTCCTGAGCCTGGCGTCGCTGTGCCAGGAGACGCGGCAGGCAGCGGCGCTGTGCGTGGAGCGCATCCGCCTGGTCCTCTCTCCGCCTGGGCCCGCCCCGCCGAGGCCGGTCTGA
- the CNFN gene encoding cornifelin isoform X2: MSYPVTSQPQCASTCYQTQLSDWHTGLTDCCNDMPICLCGTFAPLCLACRISDDFGECCCAPYLPGGLHSLRTGMRERYRIQGSVGHDWASLTFCLPCALCQMARELKIRE; the protein is encoded by the exons ATGTCCTACCCAGTGACCAGCCAGCCCCAATGTGCCAGCACCTGCTACCAGACCCAGCTCAGTGACTGGCACACCGGTCTCACGGACTGCTGCAACGACATGCCCATCT GTCTGTGCGGCACTTTCGCTCCTCTGTGCCTCGCCTGCCGCATCTCCGATGACTTCGGCGAGTGCTGCTGCGCGCCCTACCTGCCTGGAGGCCTGCACTCCCTGCGCACCGGCATGCGCGAGCGCTATCGCATCCAG GGCTCTGTCGGGCACGACTGGGCGTCCCTCACCTTTTGTTTGCCCTGCGCCCTCTGTCAGATGGCGCGGGAACTGAAGATCCGAGAGTAA